GCTGAAGGATGGGCCTGTGTGGCTGGGAGCGCCGGTGGGCGGGATCGCGGTGGGCGGACTCCACCCCcttcccatctcctcctcctccccgacCTGTGCCGCGATTACCTTCAGCTGCTGATTCGTGCGCTTTAGGAACTGAATCTCTTCGTTGTGCTTCTTCTCCTCCACCTGTCTCCTCTCGTTCTCCCGCTTCTCCGTGGCCTCACATTTTGCCTTCTGCTCGTTCACTTGCCTCTCCAAGTCTCTCTTTTCGGTTTCCAATTCTGCAATCTAAGGACAAAACCCCCAGTCATTCTGGGACGTTGCCGGATGGACGGATAGCCTGAGTCGGGTGGAAGGGACCTGGAATACAGCTGTCCAACCCAAGACATTGCCAGAGTCTGTACTGCCACCCAGTGGAAGGTCAGAGAAGAGGCAGCTCTGCCATGACAGCTGGCCCTTACACTGAACCAAGGGTCCTCACTGAAGTGATGGAGAGCACTCTAGGAGGCTAGAATGAGACAGAGGAGTCACAGAGGGCCAAAGGCTTGTGTGAACCCCACTCACTTTCCTCTCCATGTCTGACTTCCCCTGCTCAGCCTGCAGCGCCTTCCTCATGCCAAACGCCACGCTGCTCTCATACAAGGTCTGGTAGGCAGAGATGGTCATGCGGATCTCATCCCGGACTCGCAGCAGCAGCAGTCCCCTCTCCGCACAGTTGATGGTGACCTCACGAATCAGCTCATCTTCCAATGCACACACACAGCGAGGTCAGAGAaggcaggcaggaggggagaaTGCAACACGTCTACTGCAAACCACACTTTCTACTGGGACTGGTACTAGGGTGTGTCCTTCACACCTGGGAGACAGATCTCAGGGAGGGGCCTTCAGTGGTCCCAGGCACCTTGCCATGCAGCTGCTGCTCTGAACTGGGCACTTGGGAGTATAGGTAGCTGGCGAGCCCAGGGCAGAGGGAGACAGGAGCTCCAGGTTTGTTTCCAGCATGAGGCCCCCGTCTTCCATCCTCAGCCAAGAACTGGGCACTATATTCACAGAAATCTGACTTTTCAGTTTGAAGGTTGTGGCTGCATTAAAGCAGTTGGGAAATCCTATGTGCCCCCCTGGCTGGACTGATTTGGGGTGGAAACAGCACAGTCTGGAGAGCTTGCTCACCCACCTCCTCCATAAATACTGACCTGAAGGGCAAAGTGTAATCACACTCAGACCGCAGGGAGCCAGCTAGCTCTTGCAGCTGCCTCAGGGTTTTTAGAGGCTGTTTGCTTGTCACAAGTCTACTTgggccagtgacattgggctggAGGACAGCCACTTCACACTGGCACTTGGGGAGGGAAAGCTTAAATCCCTATGTCTGTCAGTTAACAAATTtaccaacgtcaccccaataaatttaacttaaaaaatttaaaaagcaagcaaacaaattaTGCTGAAATGTTTTCTGGACCAAGGGCCGAATGCTAGGTGGATATAAATATAGAACAttcatttttctgattaaaaaattaacacatgCTTATtagagaaatctttaaaaaaatattttaaatggaagttCTCATTTACTCCAAACATCTGCTAAGAGGTGAGGAACCAGGCTGGCAGGTTGGCTGGCATGTGGGTGGACTGGTGGGATAGGCACAGTAGGGAGGGCCAAGAGGGTGCATTAGCAGATCCCAGGGAGACAGGTAGGTGGAGAGATCCCGGGATGGGTGGGCTTCAGCTCAGGGATACTCAGCGCTTGGGGCTGTGCTGGAGGGGAAGGGCAAGGGGAAGGGAAAGCGGCAGCAGAGCAGTgttccctcccctcagccccaagTCACTCACCGAAACACTGAGAGTAGAGCTCCCTGCGAACAGGGCAGATGCCAGTCTCCCTGGCCTGCCGCTGCTGCAGCTTCAGGTCCAGCTGCTCCTGGAGGTGCACCACGTCCATCCTGGTGCTGGGGGTGCTGGACACCTGCTGGATCCATAGCTGCGTGTCTTCAACCCACTCCCTGtggcacagacacagacaggctGAGTGAAACCCATTACCACAGAAGGGCCTCAGGACAAGAGCAGAGATGGCCCTTTGAGATCTCTGCCTGAACAGGAGCAAAGGGCAACTCTGTCACCAACCCACCAGAatcctctacccctccctcttctttagGGAGTGTGCAGCCCCAAAGACACACCCACTAAGCTACCTCCATAAGGCATCTACCGTGTGTCTGGGCAATCTCTACTCTGGCCCTCTGTGAAATCATCACCCACGTTCCAGatcttaccctttttttttttttttttttgtatttttctgaagttggaaacggggaggcagtcagacagactcccacatgcacccgaccgggatccacccggcatgcccaccagggggcgttgctctgcccatccagggcgtcgctctgttgcaaccagagccattctagcgcctgaggtagaggccacagagccatcctcagtgtccgggccaactttgctccaatagagccttggctatgggaggggaagagagagacagagaggaaggaaggggggttggagaagcagatgggcgcttctcctgtgtgccttgaccaggaatcgaacctgggactcctgcacgccaggccgatgctctaccactgagccaaccagccagggccagatcttACCCTCTTAATGTTGAGGACAAGTTTATGGTTGTTGCTTGATATGAACAGAAGGCCTAGTAGGAACTTCCCACTGACTTGGGGGTGGGAGACACAGGGCACCATAAACCCTGTGCCAGTTGGAAAGAATGAATGACCCTGGCCCAGTTGgctagagcactgtcccaatgcaccaaagttgcgggtttgatccccagtcaggacacataccagaatcaaaaacaaaagaggcGAATGTGTGTATTGGGGGATGGGGAAGTTCTTGAAGGCATGTAGCACCTTATAGCAAACCTTGTGTCTGAGGCATGGCCAGGTTCTAGAATCACAAGAAGGGGCCCTAAGGGAAGAATCACCATGGGGTAGAAGACTTACATGCATTGGTGTGAGGGAATCTACAGAAAAATCAAACCCCCTCCTTCTTTGACTTCCTTCTCAGAGGAAATTGAAGTCTCTCTTCATCATAGCCTTAAAAATTGTGCTGTCGCATGatctgtgctggcgcagtggataaagcgtcaacctagaaacgctgaggttgccggttcaaaaccctgggtttgcctggtcaaggcacatatgggagttgatgcttcctactcccccccccataatgaataaataaaatcttaaaaaaaaaattgtgctgtcaactaattacataaaaatagtCAAAAAGGCATGTCAGACAGTGATAAATGTGGCCGCAGAagaggtgaccatttgcttctctactccccccccccccccccccccgcatgctgtctctctctatcttgattggtttgagcgcatcagccctgggttttgaagatggctccatggagcctttgccttaggcactgaaaatggcttggttgtgagcatgtccccagatgggctgagcattggccccagatgggggttgccaggtgaatctcggttggggcgcatgtgggagtctgtctctctgcctcccctcctttcacttggaaaagaagggggaaaaaaaaaaaaggagacggGGCCCAGAGACACTTCTGGAAGCCACATCGCCATGGCTGCCCAAGGAGAGCCCCAGGTCCAGTTCAAACTCGTTTTGGTGGGTGATGGTGGGACTGGGAAGACGACCTTCGTGAAACGCCACCTGACCAGGGAGTTCGAGAAGTATGTCACCACCCTGGGCATAGAGGTCCATCCCCTCGTGTTCCACACCAACAGAGGGCCCACCAAGTTCAACGTGTGGGACACGGCGGGCTAGGAGAAGTTCGGCGGGCTGAGGGACGGCTACTACATCCAAGCCCAGTGTGCCATTGTAATGTTTGATGTAACTTCAAGAGTTACTTATAAGAATGTGCCTAACTGGCATTGAGATCTGGTGTGAGTGTGTGAAAACATCCCCATCGTGTTGTGTGGCAACAAAGTGGACCTTAAGGACAGGAAAGTTAAGGCCAAATCAATAGTTTTCCAccgaaaaaagaatgaatcttcaGTACTATGACATTTCTGCCAAAAGTAACTACAACTTTGAAAAGCCCTTCCTCTGGCTTGCTAGAAAACTAATCGGAGACCCTAACTTGGAGTTTGTCACCATGCCTGCCCTCGCCCCTGCAGAGGTTGTCATGGACTCAGCCTTGGCAGCGCAGTACGAGCAGAGGTTGCTCAAACCACCGCTCTCCCGGACGAGGATGATGACCTGTGAGCAGGGAAGCTGGAGCCCAGCATCAGAAGTCTAGTTTTATAGGCAACTGTCCTGTGATGTCAGTGGTGCAGCGTGTTTGCCACTTTATTATCTAGCTAAGCAGAACTTGTGCTTGATCTTGGGATGCTGAGAGATGAATGGGCTTCAGAGTGAATGTGGCAGTTTAAAAATACCTTTGTTTTCTGGACCTGCATATTTAGTTGTTTGGAGCACAGTTGTTTCCTTATTGAGTTTCAACCATAAGACTGCtgcagtaggccctggccggttggctcagtggtagagcgtcggcctggtgtgcagaagtcccgggttcgattcccagccagggcacataggagaggcgcccatctgcttctctactcctccccctctcgttcctctctgtctctctcttcccctccagcagccgaggctccattggaacaaagatggcccgggcgctggggatggctctgtggcctctgcctcaggcgctggagtggctctggtctcaacagagtgacgccccccggtgggcagagcgtcgccccctggtgggcgtgccgggtggatcccagtcgggcacatgcgggagtctgtctgactgtccctccccgtttccagcttcagaaaaatacaaaaaaaaaaaaaaaaaaagactgctgcaGTAGCATCACAATATTCCGTAGTCAAACCTTGTTTGTTAATGTCATTCTCATTCCTTTTGTTTAGAATCAGAATAAAGTTgtatttcaagtaaaaaaaaaagaagaagaagaagcaaggtGAGGGGATTGTGAAGGGAAAAGgcacacttttattatttatttatttatttatttttacagagacagagagagagtcagagagagagtcagagagagggatagacagggacagacagacaggaatgaagagatgagaagcatcaatcattagtttcttgttgtgcattgcgacaccttggttgttcaatgattgctttctcatatgtgccttgaccgcgggccttcagcagaccgagtgacccttgcttaagccagcaaccttgggtccaagctggtgaactttactcaaaccaaatgagcccgcgcttaaactggcgacctcggggtctcgaacgtgggtcctcgacatcccagtccaatgctttatcttctgcgccaccgtctggtcaggcaaaaggtgCACTTTTATAAGGATTCTCAAGGAAGGCCTCCTCAAGCAAATGGCATTTGAGCAAGACGTGAGTGAAGAAAggaaggttggccctggctggttggctcagtggtagagcgtcagcctggtgtgcaggagtcccgggtttgattcccggccagggcacacaggagaagcgcccatctgcttctccacccctgcccttctccttcctctctgtctctctcttcccctcccacagccaaggctccattggagcaaagttggcctgggcgctgaggatggctctatggcctctgccccaggcgctagaatggctctggttgcagcagagcaacgccccagatgggcagagcattgccccctggtgggcatgtggatcccggttgggcgcatgtgggagtctgtctgactgcctcaccatttccagcttcagaaaaatacaaaaaggaaaaaaaaaaggaataaaataatttgtttgtaaatgatggtcaaatgagagatatagtgaaagagaaaagaagaaaacaaaaaaataaaaaaataaaaacaaaaaagaaaggaagggaaccaGGCAGATATCAGGGGAAGAATATCCTTGGCAGTAAGAACAGGAGTTGAGGAAGAGTGAAGCATTTCAGAAACAGCAAGCAGAGGCCCCTGTGGCATTAGCACGGTGAACAAGAAAGAGAATAACAGCAGATAAGTTCATGGGTATATCAGGGTCAGATCATGCCAGGTCTTCCAAGTCACTGTGAGGACTTTGGATTTTAGTCTGAATAAGATGGGATGCCACCAGAGTTTCTGGCAGAAGCCTGGCATGATCTGACTTATAGTTTTGGGACTGTGTGGAGAATAAATTGTAAGGGTAAAGAGTGGAAGCCAGGTTTTCAGATGGGAGGTCACTGGAGTAGTATAGGTGACTAGAAACAAGATGATGGAAGCAGAGGTGGTGAAAAGTGATCAGATTTGGGTTATAATTTGAAGGTGATACCTAAAGAAACTGATGAAGGATAAAACTTGTGATGTGAAAGACCAAAAGGGATGAGAGGTGGCCTGAGCCCCTAGTAAAAAGGGAAGACTGAGGATGAGCAGGTTCAGGGAAGGAAAAAATTGTTAGTTTGGACGTGTTGAGTTCGAGATGTCTATTAGCATCTTCATGGCGTAATGAGGAAGTAGAATATATGTGTCTGGAGTTTAGGGGAGAGGACAGGGCTCGAAATGCACATTTAGGAGCCATCAGCATTATAGATGGTATTTGAGCACTCTGGAAATGAGGGAAGATAGAAAAAAAGGGAGATTTACCTTCCCAGGATCAAGCCATCTGCAAGCTCCACAAGCTCTGAGACCCTGGAAGGAAATCCCAGCCAGGAACAGACAGCATGCCTTCTTCCACATTCCCAAGTTCTGGGATGCAAAAGTCTGGACCTTCTTCTAGCCACTACTCCCATTtgtatctgtttgtttgtttgttttgttttaccttgGGGGCAGTATGGCATTCAAGATTTCCTCTGCCTGCTTTGTAGGATCTGTGACACAGGAAGTTGAGGGGATCTTGGTCTTTGGTGGCGGTGGGACTGGACCTGAGGGTCCAGGTTGCTGGAGGCTGACTTTCAATGGCCGAGCCTGAGATGAAGGGACAAATTAGGGCAGGAGGTGATTCAGACACTAAGCTTCACACATCCTGACCCGTGCTCAAAATCTCCTGCTCACTCCTCCCCTATTCCCAGCTCATTTTCCACATCTGTCTTCTCAGCAGAAGTGATGTCTCAGAGCTAAAAGAGGCCATGAAGAGTCTCTGGTCCCATCCCAATCCCATGCTTGTATATCCCTGAACCGATGTTTCTGGCTTGGGTGCTCAGACTCTGCTTTCCCTACCAGATCTATACTTAGACCCAACTACTGTGAAAAATGGTAAGCCCCATTGATCTCCCTCTGACTTCCTTCTCCATCCTAAATCCGCCCTCAGGAGTCGCCCAACATCTGGACTTTTGGCACCgctctcccactctcctttcccCATCCTAATTTTCTTTACTTCCAGTTACTTCAGCCTCCATCCCTTGGGACTCCGGATTGCATCTGTCTTTACCCATCGGAGCTTCCATGATCCCCCGCCCCCTGAGAACCATCCTTACTTTGGGGCTCCGTTTCTCCGTGTTCCGGCTCACCAGCACCGGGGTGTCATACTTCAGCAGAGAGTCTGCGGGGGGAATCATGGCGACCGCGAGTAGCTCAGCAGCTGACCTTAGGCAAGACCTTGTTTACCGTCACCATGGAAACCTATCCTCCCTGTCTCAGGGCCTGGGCGGGGCTTCGAAGTTGGGCGGGGCCAGCGGCGCTGGAGTTTCTGTTTAAACTGCCTTCCGGGAAAGTTTTTTCTGCTCAGTTTATAAAACTTtctgcttggcctgacctgtggtggcgcagtggataaagcgtcgacctggaaatgctgaggtcgccggttcgaaaccctgggcttgcctggtcaaggcacatatgggagttgatgcttccagctcctcccccctgtctctctctcctctctaaaatgaataagtaaaataaaataaattaaaaaaaaacaacaaacaaacaaaaaaaaactttctgcTCACCGGGGCGTTCCTGTACTCTCAGAAGCAGGGAAAACAGTGGTTCGAATCCCTGCGCTGCGCCTAGCTCGCAATTTGAATGAGGTGGCAGATCACTTTCTCTGACCCCTGAttttgtcatctgcaaaatgggagtcATAGAGGAAAACATCTGTAGTtaccagattttaaaaatcatttgtttttaattaagtggAAAAATGACAACATAAAACGTTCAAAGAGGGGAAATACTAATTATTTGCCCACGATATGCCATCTATGAttgcattttcttccttcttttcttaaaCATAAACGTAAGCACAATTTGcgcaattttgtatcctgcttctTTCGTTTAACATTTTTGTCACATAGAGTTTGTACATAACATTGCAAACGGTGATATAACATCCAAAAATTGGCTAAACAATTTCCAACTGATGGCGAGGTTGAGTTTCGAAACTTAAAACTCCCGCCACCCAAGTCGCGTCACTACAGCCCCGCCCACAACAGCGTCGTTGTCACGTGTTTAGCCTTTGCACCGCGAGGGTTTCTGGGAGAGTGTGCACCCAGAAGCGGAAGTTCATGGCTACACGTCATTTCCTTTCTAGTAAAGGGGTGCAACGGCTGTATTTTTCCTTCGCTCCGTGGATACCCCAGCATGAAGGTGGTGAAGAGCGAGCGGGAGCGGGGGAGCCGGCGAAGGCACCGGGACGAGGACTTAGTGGCGACGGCGGCGGTTGTGGTGAAGCAGGAGCGCCTCAGCCCGGAGGTCGCGCCGCCGGTTCACCGCCGCCCGGACTCCTCCGGCGGTAGTGCGTCCCCCCCAGCCGGCGAACCGGGCCGCCCTGGTCACCGCGGGAACCGAACCCGAAAACGTAGCCGGTATGTGGGCTCATTGAGAAAGGAGGACAGGGCTAGCGTTAGAAACACACCTTGAACGCTGAGAGGAGCGGCTTGGACTTAATCCTAAGGCGGTGGAAGTGACCCGGTGGTGCGTGTGTTATTGTTTACCTATCACCGGCATTGTCACCGGACGTTAAAGGCCTAATGGGCAGGATCCCACCCCTTCATCTCTGTGTGCCCAGCACTTGGTTGAATAAGTGCCATCGGATGGCAGTGATCATTTAAGTTGATATGAAAGGTTTTCCCCATCTGCCGGAAAATGGAATGCAGGATCCAAGAGTGCCGCCCTGGGGGGCATCTGCCTGATAGAACTTATGGGGGAAAAATTATCTCTTGCTAGACTCGTTCGTTTATTCATTCTCCGTAGTTTTACTGAGTATTTATTATATGCTAAAGCCTGCCGTAGGTCCGGGGGAAGAAAGGATGAACAAGAATGAGATGGTCTTTACCCTCTCCAGTGATTTTCTTCTAGCCCTGAGACAAGTAACTAGCAAAGAAGATAGCCTCAGTAACAAATCTTAGGAGTAGGTTAGAACAGGAATGTGATAGAGATTGGAGGGAAGTGGGAGAAGGCCGCTCCAAGGAGATGTTTGAGCCGAAACCTGAATGATAAGCCTGATTCATCCTTGTAAGGATCCAGGCACGGGAAACCAATTGTGCAAAGAACCTGTAGTAGAATTAATTGTGATTGTTTTAGAACCAGGGAAAAAATAAAGGCCCGGTGTAGTGATCAAGGGGAGTGGTTGGAACAtggtgagagagggaggagacagaaggagaggcCTTGCTGATGGATTGAATTGTGATTGTGGCGGAAGGGTGTGGAGAGCTAGCTATTGGTGAGAGTAAAGAGAATCAAGGATGACTTCTAGGTTTTTGGCTTGAGGAGCAGGATGGATGGTAGTCCCACTTACTGAgatggcaaagacagagagaggaaaggtttTGAGGAGTTGAGATTTGAGAGTTACATTATCTAAGTGAAGGAAGGTTTGGTAGGCAGTGATGTCTGTGAGTGTGGAACTCAGGGGAGACGTTAGGCTAGGAAGGTGAAgctcctgactttttttttttttttttttgtatttttctgaagttggaaactggggaggcagccagacagactccctcatgcgccggaccgggatccacccagcatgcccaccaggaggcgatgctctgcccatctggggcgttgctctgttgcaaccagagccattctagcgcctgaggcagaggccacagagccatccccagctcccgggccaactttgctccaataaagccttggctgcgggaagggaagagagagacagagaggaaggagagggggaggggtggagaaatagatgggcgcttctcctttgtgccctggctgggaatcgaacccaggactcctgcatgccaggccgacgctttaccactgagccaactggccaggactgaagTTCCTGACTCCTATAGTGTTAAAAGCAGAGGCTTTCACAAATGTGGTGTTTGTGTGGTGGGTAAGCCTGATATTAGAAGGTAATTTATATGGTGGGGAAAGGGATATGGAGAGAAAATCTGGTCTTAACAGGTCtccagccaaaaagaaaaagtcatcgGGAAGAAGAAGCAAGTCTCCTCGGAGTAACAGAAGCCGAAGTCCTCACCATTCAACAGTCAAAGTGAAACAGGTAAGTGGATTGAGATGTTTTGTGGCTGGTTCCAAATCTACAGCTTATTACCATTATAGCTAAGTgttgtgtatgtatatttttctatacCTGCAATGGACTTTTCGAAAAATGAggtgtttttctgctttttttgttaaatgaaactttttattttgagatcattGTTGATACACATGCAGGTGTAAAATAATACAGGTGTATACTCTTTACCCTGTTTCTCCCAATGGTGACATCTTTACAGTCAAGATATAAAATgtttccggcctgacctgtggtggcgtagtggataaagcgtcaacctggaaacactgaggttgccggttcaaaaccctggcttgcctggtcaaggcacatatgggagctgatgcttcctgctcctcccctttctctctctctctctctctctctccccccctaaaatgaatgaataaataaataaataaaaataaaaaaaaaagatataaaatgttttcatcaccACAAGGATCCCTCATGTTGTTCTTCTGTAGTCACACTCACTTCCCTCCCACTTTTACTCTCAACCATGGCAAGGGCGAATCTGTTCTCCATATGTATACTTTTGTCATTTCATATCTTATGTACTAAATGTATTCATAGgtattgaatgatttttttttgttgttgttgttttttttttgtatttttctgaagctggaaacggggagagacagtcagacaagagtcccgcatgtgcccgaccgggatccacccggcacgcccaccagggggcgatgctctgcccctccggggcatcgctctgccgcgaccagagccactctagcgcctggggcagaggccaaggagccatccccagcgcccgggccatctttgctccaatggagccttggctgcgggaggggaagagagagacagagaggaaggagggggaggtggagaagcaaatgggcgcttctcctatgtgccctggctgggaatcaaacccgggtcccccgcacgccaggccgacgctctaccgctgagccaaccggccagggccttgaatgaTTTTTGTTACTGttgaaataagatatttaaaaattactattacattttaatttttggcaTAAGAGAAAGCTAGCTTTTCCTTTACGTATATTTATATTGTACTTGACTAGTTGACTCTCTTTGTTAGTTCTCTTTTCTGTATATGATCCCCTTTAAGTTTTCCTGCAGGTACCCTTGTTTTTAGGGCTCTGAACATGGGCATGCAACAGCATGGGACACACTGTCAGTGTGGCCTTGCACAGAAACATAACTATCACTGATAACCTTATTACTGTGGGACGTTTTGCTCTTGAATGCCggagtttaaatcacaaataACTTTTGAATGCAGCTTGTATATAGTTTGTGTATTTCCTGGAATGTACTGaatcttttcaaattttaggaACGTGAGGATCATCCTCCCCGAAGAGAACGGGAAGATCGGCAGCACCGGGAAGCACCAGGACAAGAACACAGGCTAGCTAGGAGCAGTGACCGAGACAGGCACAGGGGCCACTCCCACCAGAGGAGAGCCTCTAACGAGAGACCTGGGCGTGGGCAGGCTCAGGGACGGGATCGGGATCTGCAGAACCTGCAGGCTCAAGAAGCAGAGCGGGAGTTTTACAATGCCCGACGGCGGGAGCGTCGCCAAAAGAATGAAGTTAGTACCAGCGGTAGTGAGTCTCAGGAGTTTGTTCCTCCACCTGGTGGCAATAAGAAAGACAAAGAGGTGCCTGTTAAGGAAAAGCCAAGCTTTGAACTTTCTGGGGCTCTTCTTGAGGACACCAACACCTTTCGGGGTGTAGTCATTAAATATAGTGAGCCTCCTGAAGCACGTATCCCTAAAAAAAGGTGGCGTCTTTACCCCTTTAAAAATGATGAGGTGCTTCCAGTCATGTACATCCATCGACAAAGCGCTTACCTGTTGGGCCGACACCGCCGCATCGCAGACATTCCAATCGATCATCCCTCTTGTTCAAAGCAGCACGCAGTCTTTCAGTATCGGTAAGTACAGTATATTTACAGAAAGAAACTCAAGTGTAGGCTGAAGCTAGCATCTCAATGGGATTGCTAAGTATTGTGTGCACACATATGCAGACAAATTCATACTCTTTGTATTTAATATTAGTCTTTAGGAGTATTAATCTGACCCTTTGAATAATCACTTATATTTATATAAGCGCATTGAACTTGGTGTTGAAAATTCAGCCACTGCCACTTGCCAGGTATTTGGCCTGGGACAAGCCACTTTCTGGGCCTGTTTCTACCTACCTGAAAGGGCTGTTATGAGGGTTAAATGGAAATATGATTGAGAATGCCTGGCTTGTGTGTTTGCTGCATCTATAGCTTGACAGTTTGCATAGTATAATCTTTTATTGTTTGAGCCTTACAACAACCTGTGAGGCAGATAGCACAGGTCTTAATTATTGCCATCTGATGGTGAGAAGACTAAAATTTAGCAAAGCCAAGTGGCTTGCCTAATAAATGATCACCATAGCAAAAGTCTGGCTTGAGTCTAGCTCCCTTAACTCTGAAGTCCAAATCTGCTTTATTACCACTGGGACAGGAAATGAAATAAGTTGAAATATAGGTGACATTGTATTGATCATAacacaaaaaacattttcttaactaTGGCAAGAGGCCTTGAAttctgcattttttattattattattatttttgtatttttctgaagttggaaaggggaaggcaatcagacagactcccacatgtgcccgactgggatccacccggcatgcccaccagggggcgatgctctgcccatctggggtgtcgctctgttgcaaccagagccattctagtgcctgaggcagaggccatagagccatcctcagtgcccgggccaactttgctcaatagagccttggctgtgggaggggaagagagagacagag
The Saccopteryx bilineata isolate mSacBil1 chromosome 3, mSacBil1_pri_phased_curated, whole genome shotgun sequence DNA segment above includes these coding regions:
- the SNIP1 gene encoding smad nuclear-interacting protein 1 codes for the protein MKVVKSERERGSRRRHRDEDLVATAAVVVKQERLSPEVAPPVHRRPDSSGGSASPPAGEPGRPGHRGNRTRKRSRSPAKKKKSSGRRSKSPRSNRSRSPHHSTVKVKQEREDHPPRREREDRQHREAPGQEHRLARSSDRDRHRGHSHQRRASNERPGRGQAQGRDRDLQNLQAQEAEREFYNARRRERRQKNEVSTSGSESQEFVPPPGGNKKDKEVPVKEKPSFELSGALLEDTNTFRGVVIKYSEPPEARIPKKRWRLYPFKNDEVLPVMYIHRQSAYLLGRHRRIADIPIDHPSCSKQHAVFQYRLVEYTRADGTVGRRVRPYIIDLGSGNGTFLNNKRIEPQRYYELKEKDVLKFGFSSREYVLLHESSDTSEVDRKEDEDDEEEEEVSDS
- the DNALI1 gene encoding axonemal dynein light intermediate polypeptide 1 — translated: MIPPADSLLKYDTPVLVSRNTEKRSPKARPLKVSLQQPGPSGPVPPPPKTKIPSTSCVTDPTKQAEEILNAILPPREWVEDTQLWIQQVSSTPSTRMDVVHLQEQLDLKLQQRQARETGICPVRRELYSQCFDELIREVTINCAERGLLLLRVRDEIRMTISAYQTLYESSVAFGMRKALQAEQGKSDMERKIAELETEKRDLERQVNEQKAKCEATEKRENERRQVEEKKHNEEIQFLKRTNQQLKAQLEGIIAPKK